A window of Sphingomonas adhaesiva contains these coding sequences:
- a CDS encoding queuosine precursor transporter: MEPAATAPPIARSMFVLSILYGGMVCMAGVLGVKQVALGPLAVEAGIFAFLLLVAMSSAVAELHGQRTATLLVRLGFVPLLVSAALIQLVLVLPHDPGMYPPAVDAFPVVVGQSARMMIAGLISYGISQSLNVAIFSKLSAGQGRGAWWRGMIASIVSQIVDTVLFISISFLGERPILALMAGQMLTKVVLSIVLVPLLITFFVRLGRRLDA; encoded by the coding sequence ATGGAACCCGCCGCCACCGCCCCGCCCATCGCGCGCTCGATGTTCGTGCTGTCGATCCTGTACGGCGGGATGGTCTGCATGGCGGGCGTGCTGGGGGTGAAGCAGGTCGCGCTGGGGCCGCTGGCGGTGGAGGCGGGGATCTTCGCGTTCCTGCTGCTGGTGGCGATGTCGAGCGCGGTCGCGGAACTCCACGGGCAGCGGACCGCCACGTTGCTGGTGCGGCTGGGCTTCGTGCCGCTGCTGGTGTCCGCCGCGCTGATCCAGCTGGTGCTGGTCCTGCCGCACGATCCCGGCATGTACCCGCCCGCCGTCGACGCGTTCCCGGTGGTGGTGGGGCAGAGTGCGCGGATGATGATCGCGGGGCTGATCTCCTACGGCATCTCGCAGTCGCTGAACGTCGCGATCTTCTCGAAACTGTCGGCGGGCCAAGGGCGCGGCGCGTGGTGGCGCGGGATGATCGCCAGCATCGTCAGCCAGATCGTCGACACGGTCCTGTTCATCAGCATCTCGTTCCTGGGCGAGCGGCCGATCCTGGCGCTGATGGCGGGGCAGATGCTGACCAAGGTCGTGCTGTCGATCGTGCTGGTGCCGCTGCTCATCACCTTCTTCGTGCGGCTGGGGCGGCGACTGGACGCCTGA
- a CDS encoding bifunctional 5,10-methylenetetrahydrofolate dehydrogenase/5,10-methenyltetrahydrofolate cyclohydrolase — protein MTATMIDGKAFAAGLRERVGAAAATFTARAGRRPGLAVVLVGEDAASAVYVRSKGKATVASGMESIEHRLPADTTQDALIALVDALNADDAVDGILVQLPLPRHIDEQAVLIRIDPDKDVDGFHPVNAGRLATGMDGLVPCTPLGCILLLKDRHASLSGMEAVVIGRSNIVGKPMAQLLLKESCTVTTVHSRTRDVAGHVRRADIVVAAVGIPAFVRADWVKPGATVIDVGINRTDAGLVGDVDPAAAEVAGAMTPVPGGVGPMTIAVLMRNTLVAAHRRAGLPAPEGL, from the coding sequence ATGACGGCGACGATGATCGATGGGAAGGCCTTTGCGGCCGGGCTGCGCGAGCGCGTGGGGGCGGCGGCGGCGACGTTCACGGCACGGGCCGGGCGCAGGCCGGGGCTGGCGGTGGTGCTGGTGGGGGAGGACGCCGCGAGCGCGGTGTACGTCCGCTCCAAGGGCAAGGCGACGGTCGCCTCGGGGATGGAGAGCATCGAGCATCGCCTGCCCGCCGACACCACGCAGGACGCGCTGATCGCGCTGGTCGATGCGCTGAACGCGGACGATGCGGTCGACGGCATCCTGGTCCAGCTGCCGCTGCCGCGCCACATCGACGAGCAGGCGGTGCTGATCCGCATCGATCCGGACAAGGATGTCGACGGCTTCCACCCGGTCAATGCCGGGCGGCTGGCGACCGGGATGGACGGGCTGGTGCCGTGCACGCCGCTGGGCTGCATCCTGCTGCTCAAGGACCGCCATGCGTCGCTGTCGGGGATGGAGGCGGTCGTGATCGGCCGCTCCAACATCGTCGGCAAGCCGATGGCGCAGCTGCTGCTGAAGGAAAGCTGCACCGTCACCACGGTGCACAGCCGCACGCGCGACGTCGCCGGTCACGTCCGCCGCGCCGATATCGTCGTGGCGGCGGTGGGCATCCCGGCGTTCGTCAGGGCGGACTGGGTGAAGCCGGGTGCGACCGTGATCGACGTCGGCATCAACCGCACCGACGCCGGGCTGGTCGGCGACGTCGACCCGGCGGCGGCGGAGGTCGCCGGCGCGATGACGCCGGTGCCCGGCGGGGTGGGGCCGATGACGATCGCGGTGTTGATGCGCAACACGCTGGTCGCGGCGCATCGCCGTGCCGGGCTGCCCGCGCCGGAGGGGCTGTGA
- the argB gene encoding acetylglutamate kinase — protein MTDPTPSPSLSPALKAETLVEALPYLQRYAGATFVVKYGGHAMGDPEAQADFAEDVVLLKAVGINPVVVHGGGPQIGRMLKRLGVESRFVDGLRVTDAETAQIAEMVLAGSINKEIVSWIGRAGGRAVGISGKDGGLVQAEKVGRSDPDPLQGIERKVDLGFVGEPVAVDRRLIDTLSADGIIPVIAPIGIGADGHTYNINADTMAGAIAAALGAKRFFLLTDVAGVLDKQGQLMSDLDPAAVRALREDGTISGGMIPKLETCVAAVEAGVDAAVVLDGRVPHAMLLEIFTKRGAGTLIRRGA, from the coding sequence ATGACCGATCCCACCCCCTCTCCCTCCTTGTCCCCCGCGCTGAAGGCCGAGACGCTGGTCGAGGCGCTGCCGTACCTCCAGCGCTATGCCGGTGCGACCTTCGTCGTGAAATACGGCGGCCATGCGATGGGCGATCCCGAGGCGCAGGCGGATTTCGCCGAGGACGTCGTGCTGCTGAAGGCGGTCGGGATCAACCCGGTCGTGGTCCACGGCGGGGGGCCGCAGATCGGGCGGATGCTCAAGCGGCTGGGGGTCGAGTCGCGGTTCGTCGACGGGCTGCGCGTGACCGATGCGGAGACGGCGCAGATCGCGGAGATGGTCCTGGCGGGATCGATCAACAAGGAGATCGTCAGCTGGATCGGGCGTGCGGGCGGACGTGCGGTCGGCATTTCGGGCAAGGACGGCGGGCTGGTGCAGGCGGAAAAGGTCGGTCGCTCCGACCCCGATCCGTTGCAGGGGATCGAGCGCAAGGTCGACCTGGGCTTCGTCGGCGAGCCGGTCGCGGTTGACCGCCGCCTCATCGATACGCTGAGCGCGGACGGGATCATCCCGGTGATCGCGCCGATCGGGATCGGTGCGGACGGGCACACCTATAACATCAACGCCGACACGATGGCGGGCGCGATCGCCGCGGCACTGGGGGCCAAGCGCTTCTTCCTGCTGACCGACGTCGCGGGCGTGCTGGACAAGCAGGGGCAGCTGATGAGCGACCTCGACCCCGCCGCGGTGCGCGCGCTGCGCGAGGACGGGACGATCAGCGGCGGCATGATCCCCAAGCTGGAGACGTGCGTCGCCGCGGTCGAGGCGGGGGTCGATGCCGCGGTGGTGCTGGACGGGCGCGTGCCGCATGCGATGCTGCTGGAGATCTTCACGAAGCGCGGCGCGGGGACGCTGATCCGGCGGGGGGCATAA
- a CDS encoding YggT family protein, whose protein sequence is MLTLIQILQVIFQVVRWVILIQFVLSLLIVFNIINTSSPFIRSLHDGLDRLTEPLYRPIRRFLPNTSGIDFAPMVVLLLLVIFNIILNNIATSIMAGGAL, encoded by the coding sequence ATGTTGACCCTTATCCAGATCCTTCAGGTGATCTTCCAGGTCGTCCGCTGGGTCATCCTGATCCAGTTCGTGCTGTCGCTGCTGATCGTCTTCAACATCATCAATACGTCCAGCCCGTTCATCCGCTCGCTGCACGACGGGCTCGATCGGCTGACCGAGCCGCTCTACCGGCCGATCCGCCGCTTCCTGCCGAACACCAGCGGGATCGATTTCGCGCCGATGGTGGTCCTGCTGCTGCTGGTGATCTTCAACATCATCCTGAACAACATCGCGACCAGCATCATGGCGGGCGGCGCGCTCTGA
- a CDS encoding DUF167 domain-containing protein, with protein sequence MSAWAATARGLTIAVRATPRGGRDALLAGTGEHFLARLAAAPVDGAANDALVALVAHHFGVPRRDVTLVAGHRARIKRVTVAGDAAALAEIAAALYAAAP encoded by the coding sequence CTGAGTGCGTGGGCGGCCACCGCCCGGGGGCTGACGATCGCGGTCCGCGCGACGCCGCGCGGCGGGCGTGACGCGCTGCTGGCGGGGACCGGCGAGCATTTCCTCGCACGGCTCGCCGCCGCGCCCGTCGACGGGGCGGCGAACGACGCGCTGGTGGCGCTGGTCGCGCATCATTTCGGGGTGCCGCGGCGCGACGTGACGCTGGTGGCGGGGCATCGCGCGCGCATCAAGCGCGTGACGGTCGCCGGCGACGCCGCAGCGCTGGCGGAAATCGCCGCAGCGCTCTATGCGGCGGCCCCATGA